A stretch of Allostreptomyces psammosilenae DNA encodes these proteins:
- a CDS encoding ABC transporter permease, with the protein MTEPSPNGTAGGGGTSAPAGGDESLTPAELAAKYGLSQSGARPTLAEYCRQLWQRRHFIQAYSNAKLLTMYSGARIGQVWQVLTPLLNAAVYYLIFGLLLETDRDIENFPAFLITGVFVFTFTQTAALQGTKAISGNLGLVRALHFPRAALPIAITLSQLQQLLISMVVLCGIVIATGEPLTFNWLLAVPVLLLQSLFNVGLSLIMARLGAQLPDMSQLMPFILRTWMYASGVMYSISVFAQDAPTWVRLGLELNPAAAYIELMREALIDSVNRADSVLSVGLLWGAAAAWALVVGIGGFVYFWKAEERYGRG; encoded by the coding sequence GTGACCGAACCAAGCCCGAACGGGACGGCGGGGGGCGGCGGCACCTCCGCGCCCGCTGGGGGAGACGAGTCCCTCACTCCGGCGGAGCTCGCCGCCAAGTACGGACTGTCGCAGAGCGGGGCCCGTCCCACCCTGGCGGAGTACTGCCGGCAGCTGTGGCAGCGCCGCCACTTCATCCAGGCCTACTCCAACGCCAAGCTCCTGACGATGTACTCCGGGGCGCGCATCGGGCAGGTCTGGCAGGTGCTGACGCCGCTGCTGAACGCCGCGGTCTACTACCTGATCTTCGGGCTGCTGCTGGAGACCGACCGGGACATCGAGAACTTCCCGGCGTTCCTGATCACCGGCGTCTTCGTCTTCACCTTCACCCAGACGGCCGCGCTCCAGGGCACCAAGGCGATCTCCGGCAACCTCGGCCTGGTCCGGGCCCTGCACTTCCCGCGCGCCGCCCTGCCGATCGCCATCACCCTCAGCCAGCTCCAGCAGCTGCTGATCTCCATGGTGGTGCTGTGCGGGATCGTGATCGCCACCGGCGAGCCGCTGACCTTCAACTGGCTGCTGGCGGTGCCGGTGCTGCTGCTGCAGTCGCTGTTCAACGTCGGCCTGTCGCTGATCATGGCCCGGCTCGGGGCGCAGCTGCCCGACATGTCGCAGCTGATGCCGTTCATCCTGCGCACCTGGATGTACGCCTCCGGCGTCATGTACTCGATCTCGGTCTTCGCCCAGGACGCCCCCACCTGGGTGCGGCTCGGCTTGGAGCTCAACCCGGCCGCCGCCTACATTGAGTTGATGCGTGAGGCGCTGATCGACTCGGTGAACCGGGCGGACAGCGTGCTGTCGGTCGGCCTGCTGTGGGGAGCGGCCGCCGCCTGGGCGCTCGTCGTCGGCATCGGCGGGTTCGTGTACTTCTGGAAGGCTGAGGAGCGGTACGGACGTGGCTGA
- a CDS encoding ABC transporter ATP-binding protein, whose protein sequence is MVADDVHIYYRVYGGARSRGSAANALRRMVTRKGGPSVRVVRAVKGVTFTAYRGEAIGLIGTNGSGKSTLLRAVAGLLPVEKGAIYTDGQPSLLGVNAALMNDLTGERNIALGGLAMGMTPEQVKARTQAIIDFSGINDNDDFASLPMRTYSSGMAARLRFSIAAAKSHDVLLIDEALATGDARFQKRSEERIRELRKEAGTVFLVSHNNKSIRDTCDRVIWLEQGLLRLDGPTDEVLKEYEAYTKAKKK, encoded by the coding sequence GTGGTCGCCGACGACGTGCACATCTACTACCGGGTGTACGGCGGGGCCCGGAGCCGGGGCAGCGCCGCCAACGCGCTGCGCCGGATGGTCACCCGCAAGGGCGGGCCCAGCGTGCGGGTGGTGCGGGCGGTCAAGGGGGTCACCTTCACCGCCTACCGGGGCGAGGCGATCGGCCTGATCGGCACCAACGGCTCCGGCAAGTCCACGCTGCTGCGCGCGGTGGCCGGGCTGCTGCCGGTGGAGAAGGGCGCGATCTACACCGACGGCCAGCCGTCGCTGCTCGGCGTGAACGCCGCGCTGATGAACGACCTGACCGGCGAGCGCAACATCGCCCTGGGTGGCCTGGCCATGGGGATGACCCCGGAGCAGGTCAAGGCGCGCACCCAGGCCATCATCGACTTCTCCGGCATCAACGACAACGACGACTTCGCGTCGCTGCCGATGCGCACCTACTCCTCCGGCATGGCGGCCCGGCTGCGGTTCTCCATCGCCGCGGCCAAGTCGCACGACGTGCTGCTCATCGACGAGGCGCTGGCCACCGGCGACGCCCGCTTCCAGAAGCGCAGCGAGGAGCGGATCCGGGAGCTGCGCAAGGAGGCCGGCACGGTCTTCCTGGTGAGCCACAACAACAAGTCGATCCGGGACACCTGCGACCGGGTGATCTGGCTGGAGCAGGGCCTGCTGCGCCTCGACGGGCCCACCGACGAGGTCCTCAAGGAGTACGAGGCCTACACCAAGGCCAAGAAGAAGTAG
- a CDS encoding nitrite reductase (NAD(P)H) small subunit, which produces MTTSLTEHVPPTGRERVWEAGSAPAGRPAWVQVWTEGGWLPVCRYDALETGRGLAVRVVEREVAVFRDDTGRVHALDNVDPLGGDADVSHGRLADRGDRTVVATAPGRHFALDTGECLQAPGTGLRKHRVRVH; this is translated from the coding sequence ATGACGACTTCACTGACGGAGCACGTGCCACCCACCGGCCGGGAACGGGTCTGGGAGGCCGGCAGCGCACCGGCGGGGCGCCCCGCCTGGGTGCAGGTGTGGACGGAGGGCGGCTGGCTGCCGGTCTGCCGCTACGACGCCCTGGAGACCGGCCGCGGGCTGGCCGTCCGGGTGGTCGAGCGGGAGGTCGCGGTCTTCCGCGACGACACCGGCCGGGTGCACGCCCTGGACAACGTCGACCCGCTCGGCGGCGACGCGGACGTCTCGCACGGCCGGCTCGCCGACCGCGGCGACCGCACGGTCGTCGCCACGGCGCCCGGCCGGCACTTCGCGCTGGACACCGGCGAGTGCCTGCAGGCGCCCGGCACCGGCCTGCGCAAGCACCGGGTGCGGGTGCACTGA
- the hpnC gene encoding squalene synthase HpnC: MLRRAGRENFPVAPAFLPRAARRDLMAIYGFARLVDDIGDGDLPADGPDATALLAAASPPVRERARRAAAEGRPADARLAALDALEEDLLRAVAGQAAAHPLLAALTPTATRHRLDPEPFRRLVEANRRDQRVHHYDSYEQLVDYCAYSADPVGRLVLAVTGADSPANRRLSDSICTGLQIIEHLQDVAEDRDRGRRYLPAEDLTRFGVTDEDLRAPSAGPRLRALIAFEGRRAADLLDRGAPLVACVSGRLRVLLAGFVGGGRAALAAVAARDHDVLTGSPTPTPGRVLRETARVYIRPRARRDGLPTARREKKR, translated from the coding sequence GTGCTGCGCCGCGCCGGGCGGGAGAACTTCCCCGTCGCCCCCGCCTTCCTACCCCGCGCCGCCCGCCGCGACCTGATGGCCATCTACGGCTTCGCCCGGCTGGTCGACGACATCGGCGACGGCGACCTGCCCGCCGACGGCCCGGACGCCACCGCCCTGCTCGCCGCCGCCTCGCCCCCGGTCCGCGAGCGCGCCCGCCGCGCCGCCGCCGAGGGCCGGCCCGCCGACGCCCGCCTGGCCGCGCTCGACGCCCTGGAGGAGGACCTCCTGCGGGCCGTGGCCGGCCAGGCCGCCGCCCACCCCCTGCTGGCCGCCCTCACCCCCACCGCCACCCGGCACCGCCTCGACCCCGAACCCTTCCGGCGCCTGGTCGAGGCCAACCGGCGCGACCAGCGCGTGCACCACTACGACAGCTACGAGCAGCTCGTCGACTACTGCGCCTACTCCGCCGACCCGGTCGGCCGGCTGGTGCTCGCCGTCACCGGCGCCGACAGCCCCGCCAACCGGCGGCTGTCCGACTCCATCTGCACCGGCCTGCAGATCATCGAGCACCTCCAGGACGTCGCCGAGGACCGCGACCGCGGCCGCCGCTACCTCCCCGCCGAGGACCTGACCCGCTTCGGCGTCACCGACGAGGACCTGCGCGCCCCCTCGGCCGGCCCCCGGCTGCGCGCCCTGATCGCCTTCGAGGGCCGCCGCGCCGCCGACCTGCTGGACCGGGGGGCACCCCTCGTGGCCTGCGTGAGCGGCCGTCTGCGAGTGTTGTTGGCGGGGTTCGTCGGAGGAGGACGCGCCGCGCTGGCCGCCGTGGCCGCACGTGACCACGACGTCCTCACCGGTTCCCCGACCCCCACTCCCGGCCGTGTGCTCAGGGAGACCGCCCGGGTGTACATCCGCCCCCGGGCACGACGCGACGGCCTCCCCACGGCCCGGCGAGAGAAGAAGAGGTGA
- a CDS encoding phytoene/squalene synthase family protein: MQLPGGHDDTARRLPPPGPEAAAAYTYCEAVTRSQARNFSYGIALLSGDRRRAMSAIYAFARRIDDIGDGTAPADRKTDQLTRNRRVLSNIAELRALPATEAVATASDIHRHDPVALALTDTATRFPIPLDALEELIDGVSMDIAGTSYRTWDDLRHYCRCVAGTIGRLSLGVFGSTARGAAEAARASRLADTLGVALQLTNILRDLREDALVGRSYLPSAELERFGCQDGFRAGHPAPGSDFAGLVKFQAHRARELFEEGFQLLPMLDRRSAACVSAMAGIYRRLLTRIAADPGAVLRGRVALPGREKALVAATGLLGVRP; the protein is encoded by the coding sequence GTGCAGCTCCCAGGCGGACACGACGACACCGCACGACGGCTGCCGCCGCCCGGCCCGGAGGCGGCAGCGGCCTACACCTACTGCGAGGCGGTCACCCGGTCCCAGGCCCGCAACTTCTCCTACGGCATCGCGCTGCTGTCCGGCGACCGCCGGCGCGCCATGTCCGCCATCTACGCGTTCGCCCGGCGCATCGACGACATCGGCGACGGCACCGCGCCCGCCGACCGCAAGACCGACCAGCTGACCCGGAACCGCCGGGTGCTCTCCAACATCGCCGAGCTGCGCGCCCTCCCCGCCACCGAGGCCGTCGCCACCGCGTCCGACATCCACCGGCACGACCCGGTGGCGCTCGCCCTGACCGACACCGCCACCCGCTTCCCGATCCCGCTGGACGCCCTCGAGGAGCTCATCGACGGCGTCAGCATGGACATCGCCGGCACCTCCTACCGCACCTGGGACGACCTGCGGCACTACTGCCGCTGCGTGGCCGGCACCATCGGCCGGCTCAGCCTCGGCGTCTTCGGCAGCACCGCCCGCGGCGCCGCCGAGGCCGCCCGCGCCTCCCGGCTCGCCGACACCCTCGGCGTCGCCCTGCAGCTCACCAACATCCTGCGCGACCTGCGCGAGGACGCCCTGGTCGGCCGCAGCTACCTGCCCAGCGCCGAGCTGGAACGGTTCGGCTGCCAGGACGGCTTCAGGGCCGGCCACCCCGCCCCGGGATCCGACTTCGCGGGCCTGGTGAAGTTCCAGGCGCACCGCGCCCGGGAGCTGTTCGAGGAGGGCTTCCAACTGCTGCCCATGCTGGACCGCCGCAGCGCCGCCTGCGTCTCGGCGATGGCCGGCATCTACCGCCGCCTGCTCACCCGGATCGCCGCCGACCCGGGCGCGGTGCTGCGCGGCCGGGTGGCGCTGCCCGGCAGGGAGAAGGCCCTGGTGGCCGCCACCGGCCTGCTCGGGGTCCGCCCGTGA
- the hpnE gene encoding hydroxysqualene dehydroxylase HpnE: MVIGGGIAGTTAALALADAGVRTTLLEARPRLGGLAFSLERDGLPADNGQHVFMRCCTAYRRLLRRLDAERLTRLQPRLDVPVLDASRPGAPRTGRLRRVAAPAPLHLAPALAGYPHLSPVERAGAVRAALAMRRLDPGDPALDRQTFADWLRRQGQSPRAVAALWDLVGVATLNAPAERASLALAVKVFRTGLLGRADAADIGIATAPLGAIHHDAAGQALRRAGVEVLLRTPARGIRPADPAGAGAAGAAEALAAPALPGGGPGDPSRHLVLLDDRALEADVVVLAVPPERAAALLPPGALVEPERLRAFRPAPIVNLHVRYDRPVLDLPMFAALGTRVQWVFNRTRLAAAGGRGTAAGADDGGQYLAVSQSAATEDVDLPLRELRERYLPELARLLPRARAARVTDFFVTRERAATFAPDLGVARLRPPARTRVPGLLLAGAWTATGWPATMEGAARSGEAAAGAALDALDRRGGQWRPSIDRKVAA; this comes from the coding sequence GTGGTGATCGGCGGCGGCATCGCCGGCACCACCGCCGCCCTCGCCCTGGCCGACGCCGGCGTCCGCACCACCCTGCTGGAGGCCCGGCCGCGGCTCGGCGGGCTGGCCTTCTCCCTGGAACGGGACGGCCTGCCGGCCGACAACGGCCAGCACGTCTTCATGCGCTGCTGCACCGCCTACCGCCGCCTGCTGCGCCGCCTCGACGCCGAGCGGCTGACCCGCCTCCAGCCCCGGCTGGACGTCCCGGTGCTGGACGCCTCGCGGCCGGGCGCGCCGCGCACCGGCCGGCTGCGCCGGGTGGCCGCGCCCGCCCCGCTGCACCTCGCCCCGGCGCTGGCCGGGTACCCGCACCTGAGCCCGGTCGAGCGTGCCGGGGCGGTGCGCGCCGCCCTGGCGATGCGCCGCCTCGACCCCGGCGACCCGGCCCTGGACCGGCAGACCTTCGCCGACTGGCTGCGCCGGCAGGGCCAGAGCCCGCGCGCGGTGGCCGCCCTGTGGGACCTGGTGGGCGTCGCCACGCTCAACGCGCCGGCCGAACGGGCCTCGCTGGCCCTGGCGGTGAAGGTGTTCCGCACCGGCCTGCTGGGCCGGGCGGACGCCGCCGACATCGGGATCGCCACCGCGCCGCTGGGGGCCATCCACCACGACGCCGCCGGTCAGGCGCTGCGCCGGGCCGGCGTCGAGGTGCTGCTGCGCACCCCGGCCCGGGGGATCCGGCCGGCCGACCCGGCGGGCGCCGGCGCGGCGGGCGCGGCCGAGGCGCTGGCCGCCCCGGCCCTGCCCGGCGGGGGACCGGGGGATCCGTCCCGGCACCTGGTGCTGCTGGACGACCGGGCGCTGGAGGCGGACGTGGTGGTGCTGGCCGTGCCGCCCGAGCGGGCCGCGGCGCTGCTGCCGCCCGGCGCGCTGGTCGAGCCGGAGCGGCTGCGGGCGTTCCGGCCGGCGCCCATCGTCAACCTGCACGTGCGCTACGACCGCCCGGTGCTGGACCTGCCGATGTTCGCCGCGCTGGGCACCCGGGTGCAGTGGGTGTTCAACCGGACGCGGCTGGCCGCGGCCGGCGGGCGCGGCACCGCCGCCGGGGCCGACGACGGCGGCCAGTACCTCGCCGTCTCGCAGTCCGCCGCCACCGAGGACGTCGACCTGCCGCTGCGCGAGCTGCGCGAGCGGTACCTGCCGGAGCTGGCGCGGCTGCTGCCGCGGGCGCGCGCCGCCCGGGTCACCGACTTCTTCGTGACCCGGGAGCGCGCCGCGACCTTCGCCCCGGATCTCGGCGTCGCCCGCCTGCGCCCACCGGCTCGCACGCGTGTTCCAGGGCTACTCCTGGCGGGGGCTTGGACGGCGACGGGCTGGCCCGCCACGATGGAGGGCGCGGCACGCAGCGGGGAGGCCGCGGCGGGGGCCGCGTTGGACGCCCTGGACCGGCGAGGAGGCCAGTGGAGACCGAGCATCGACCGGAAGGTGGCAGCGTGA
- a CDS encoding polyprenyl synthetase family protein, which produces MAPGATGPEAVTGPDDGGGPVAVSADRPPVPALLNEARALCLPLLRAAVSALAAPMDAVAAYHFGWTDAAGNPASGDGGKAVRPALAVLSARAAGAGAASGAPAGVAVELVHNFSLLHDDLMDGDEQRRHRDTAWKVFGPAQAVLVGDALFAAAFQVLHEHGGPHAAAAVARLTTASRDLITGQAQDLSFEARGNVGLAECLEMEGNKTSSLLACASSLGAVLAGAPAPLVEALARYGHHLGLAFQAVDDLLGIWGEPEVTGKPNWSDLRRGKKSLPVVAALGSGLPQAAELARMFDTGAVTSEEDGPARAAALVEEAGGRDWAAAEADRRFAAALEALDGTEMDPGARASLRDLAEFVVRRSS; this is translated from the coding sequence ATGGCACCGGGCGCCACCGGCCCGGAGGCCGTCACCGGCCCGGACGACGGCGGCGGCCCGGTGGCCGTCTCCGCCGACCGCCCGCCGGTTCCCGCGCTGCTGAACGAGGCGCGCGCGCTCTGCCTGCCGCTGCTGCGTGCCGCGGTGTCGGCGCTGGCGGCGCCGATGGACGCGGTGGCGGCCTACCACTTCGGCTGGACGGACGCCGCCGGGAACCCCGCCAGCGGGGACGGCGGCAAGGCGGTGCGGCCGGCCCTGGCGGTGCTCTCCGCCCGGGCGGCCGGCGCCGGGGCCGCAAGCGGTGCGCCGGCCGGCGTGGCCGTGGAGCTGGTGCACAACTTCTCCCTGCTGCACGACGACCTGATGGACGGTGACGAGCAGCGGCGGCACCGGGACACCGCCTGGAAGGTGTTCGGCCCGGCCCAGGCCGTGCTGGTCGGTGACGCCCTGTTCGCCGCCGCCTTCCAGGTGCTGCACGAGCACGGCGGGCCGCACGCGGCCGCGGCCGTCGCCCGGCTGACCACCGCCTCCCGGGACCTGATCACCGGTCAGGCGCAGGACCTCTCCTTCGAGGCCCGGGGGAACGTGGGCCTGGCCGAGTGCCTGGAGATGGAGGGCAACAAGACCAGCTCGCTGCTGGCCTGCGCCTCCTCGCTGGGCGCCGTGCTGGCCGGGGCGCCGGCGCCGCTGGTGGAGGCGCTGGCGCGGTACGGCCACCACCTGGGGCTGGCCTTCCAGGCCGTGGACGACCTGCTCGGCATCTGGGGGGAGCCGGAGGTCACCGGCAAGCCCAACTGGAGCGACCTGCGCCGCGGCAAGAAGTCGCTGCCGGTGGTGGCGGCGCTGGGCAGCGGACTGCCGCAGGCCGCCGAGCTGGCCCGGATGTTCGACACCGGCGCGGTGACCTCCGAGGAGGACGGCCCGGCCCGCGCCGCCGCGCTGGTGGAGGAGGCCGGCGGGCGGGACTGGGCGGCGGCCGAGGCGGACCGGCGGTTCGCGGCCGCCCTGGAGGCGCTGGACGGCACCGAGATGGATCCGGGCGCCCGGGCGAGCCTGCGCGACCTCGCCGAGTTCGTGGTGCGCCGCAGCAGCTGA
- a CDS encoding TetR/AcrR family transcriptional regulator: MYGKWCNDRCTRPGGTTITSENEPPAAPRRGLAAKREAITRAARVVFGRDGYPRASIDAIAKEAGVSTRTLYNHFGGKEELFRSAILESAQRVSAAREAVIDEHLGEVTDLEAALIAWGRAWRNQMQDAPEHFALVRQINAEAGHFPPEALEAWQEAGPRRVRRYLADRLAALAEQGLLEIARPYQAANHLMLLVAGEVLSTYPEAPTDDAEADEIVADGVHAFLHGYLPRPAP; encoded by the coding sequence GTGTATGGCAAGTGGTGCAACGACCGTTGTACCCGACCCGGAGGTACCACCATCACCAGCGAGAACGAGCCCCCCGCCGCTCCGCGCCGGGGGCTGGCCGCCAAGCGCGAGGCCATCACCCGCGCCGCGCGCGTGGTGTTCGGCCGCGACGGATACCCGCGCGCCAGCATCGACGCCATCGCCAAGGAGGCCGGGGTCTCCACCCGCACCCTCTACAACCACTTCGGCGGCAAGGAGGAGCTCTTCCGCAGCGCCATCCTGGAGAGCGCCCAGCGGGTCTCGGCCGCGCGCGAGGCGGTGATCGACGAGCACCTGGGCGAGGTGACCGACCTGGAGGCCGCCCTGATCGCGTGGGGCCGCGCCTGGCGGAACCAGATGCAGGACGCCCCCGAGCACTTCGCGCTGGTCCGGCAGATCAACGCCGAGGCCGGCCACTTCCCGCCGGAGGCCCTGGAAGCCTGGCAGGAGGCCGGCCCGCGGCGGGTCCGCCGGTACCTCGCCGACCGGCTCGCCGCCCTGGCCGAACAGGGCCTGCTGGAGATCGCGCGCCCCTACCAGGCGGCCAACCACCTGATGCTGCTGGTCGCCGGCGAGGTCCTCAGCACGTACCCCGAGGCGCCCACCGACGACGCCGAGGCCGACGAGATCGTCGCCGACGGCGTCCACGCCTTCCTCCACGGCTACCTGCCGCGTCCGGCGCCGTGA
- a CDS encoding MFS transporter produces MASDTAAPAPVSGVPSAVPSVTGHPRRHRPGLTLAAVLLGYLTLPMSMSGTTVALPGIGADLGASGAPLQWVVTGYFLTASCFMLVAGSLGDLFGRRRIFRIGATVYTAGTLAGAAARDVLLLDVARTLTGAGAAGVMAGGGAILATTFTGAARTRAFATVGTVAGVGLALGPTLSGALVGLLGWRPTFLLFAAAGALVLAGTAVIAESRADAERRPRVDVAGVVTFVAGLALAMFGITQVAGAGWGSPRVLAPLAAGVLLLAAFPLVERRAEHPVLDLALLRDRPFLGWCLAILTMAVGSAGVLIFLPTYLQGAGGLTAGEAGLVMLMMTSPVLFVPPLGGRLINRGVSPRLLVVAALLLLAAGNAWLLVLHPGAGAGTLFGPLVTIGVSQGLVIGIIDAQALNRVEPERIGMASGFLNTVKGGSNALVLALFGAVMVSLLRARVGSAEVAARVAAGDLAGSRRDFLAEQFTGAWHVLGGTVAACCLVSALFVGHLVGRSPERP; encoded by the coding sequence ATGGCCTCAGACACAGCGGCGCCGGCCCCCGTCTCCGGCGTCCCCTCCGCCGTCCCCTCCGTCACCGGTCACCCGAGGCGGCACCGCCCCGGCTTGACCCTGGCCGCCGTGCTGCTGGGCTACCTCACGCTGCCGATGTCGATGTCCGGGACGACCGTCGCCCTCCCCGGCATCGGCGCGGACCTCGGCGCCTCCGGCGCGCCCCTGCAGTGGGTGGTCACCGGCTACTTCCTCACCGCCTCCTGCTTCATGCTGGTCGCCGGCTCGCTCGGCGACCTCTTCGGCCGCCGCCGGATCTTCCGGATCGGCGCCACCGTCTACACCGCCGGTACCCTTGCGGGCGCCGCGGCACGGGACGTCCTCCTGCTGGACGTGGCGCGGACGCTCACCGGCGCCGGCGCCGCCGGGGTGATGGCCGGCGGCGGCGCGATCCTGGCCACCACCTTCACCGGCGCCGCCCGCACCCGCGCCTTCGCCACCGTCGGCACGGTGGCCGGGGTGGGGCTCGCCCTCGGTCCCACGCTCTCCGGGGCGCTGGTCGGCCTCCTGGGCTGGCGCCCCACCTTCCTGCTCTTCGCGGCGGCCGGGGCGCTGGTCCTCGCCGGCACGGCGGTGATCGCCGAGTCGCGCGCCGACGCCGAGCGACGCCCCCGGGTGGACGTGGCGGGTGTGGTGACCTTCGTGGCCGGCCTGGCCCTGGCCATGTTCGGCATCACCCAGGTCGCCGGCGCCGGCTGGGGCAGCCCGCGGGTGCTGGCCCCGCTCGCCGCCGGGGTGCTGCTGCTGGCCGCCTTCCCGCTGGTGGAGCGGCGTGCCGAGCACCCCGTGCTGGACCTCGCCCTGCTGCGCGACCGCCCCTTCCTCGGCTGGTGCCTGGCCATCTTGACCATGGCCGTCGGCTCGGCCGGCGTGCTGATCTTCCTGCCCACCTACCTCCAGGGCGCCGGCGGGCTGACGGCCGGCGAGGCGGGGCTGGTGATGCTGATGATGACCTCGCCGGTGCTCTTCGTGCCGCCGCTCGGGGGCCGGTTGATCAACCGCGGGGTGTCGCCCCGGCTGCTGGTGGTGGCGGCGCTGCTGCTGCTCGCGGCGGGCAACGCGTGGCTGCTCGTGCTGCATCCCGGCGCCGGCGCCGGCACGCTGTTCGGTCCGCTGGTGACCATCGGCGTCAGCCAGGGGCTGGTCATCGGCATCATCGACGCGCAGGCGCTGAACCGGGTCGAGCCCGAGCGGATCGGAATGGCCTCGGGCTTCCTCAACACCGTCAAGGGCGGTTCCAACGCGCTGGTCCTGGCCCTGTTCGGGGCCGTGATGGTGAGCCTGCTCCGGGCGCGGGTGGGCTCCGCCGAGGTGGCCGCCCGGGTCGCCGCGGGAGACCTCGCCGGCTCCCGGCGGGACTTCCTCGCCGAGCAGTTCACCGGCGCCTGGCACGTCCTCGGCGGGACGGTCGCCGCCTGCTGCCTCGTCTCCGCCCTGTTCGTCGGCCACCTGGTCGGACGTTCCCCGGAGCGGCCCTGA
- a CDS encoding VOC family protein, with protein sequence MRVTASAVSLTVDDVEASVKFFTTHFGFREEMAADGFASLARDDAAMNLILLRRGIEVLPEGFRDQHAAGVIVAFVVDDLDAQEARLREEGVAITMPLRQEPWGERLFQVTDPNGVVVELVEWVSPQGE encoded by the coding sequence ATGCGGGTCACCGCCTCGGCCGTGTCACTGACGGTCGATGACGTGGAAGCCTCGGTGAAGTTCTTCACCACGCACTTCGGCTTCCGCGAGGAGATGGCGGCCGACGGCTTCGCCTCGCTCGCCCGCGACGACGCGGCGATGAACCTGATCCTGCTCCGGCGCGGCATCGAGGTGCTGCCCGAGGGATTCCGGGACCAGCACGCCGCCGGCGTCATCGTGGCCTTCGTCGTCGACGACCTGGACGCGCAGGAGGCCAGGCTGCGCGAGGAGGGCGTGGCCATCACCATGCCGCTGCGCCAGGAGCCCTGGGGGGAACGCCTCTTCCAGGTCACCGACCCGAACGGCGTCGTCGTGGAACTCGTCGAATGGGTCAGCCCGCAGGGGGAGTGA
- a CDS encoding sirohydrochlorin chelatase yields MSSADLGSSLPVRTPRARQRGRHRRPQPLQVPPGAPPLVLAVPDTDGSPDPRLAQEIASLVRAERPGVQILLTAGPGAVRATLAELAELRRARRSADGAGDRSEQDAGPVAIVVPLLVAPVEGVIEELRKAVVASGVEAVVTDPLGPHPVLAEALHVRLSEAGLARADRARLFTVSMAADGIVLATAGGEAAVAEAQTTGVLLAARLAVPVLPASVDVPGSVAAAAEQLRASGAGRIAVAPFLIGPEADSGRWRADAEQAGCECAEPLGAYSGIAPLILERYVPLVGVVPEEEPAGDAPAEEPAVATRAAHAAPAAERPAP; encoded by the coding sequence ATGAGCTCCGCTGACCTCGGTTCCTCCCTTCCCGTCCGTACTCCCCGTGCCCGCCAGCGCGGCCGGCACCGGCGCCCCCAGCCGCTCCAGGTGCCGCCCGGTGCGCCACCGCTGGTGCTCGCCGTCCCCGACACCGACGGCAGCCCGGATCCGCGGCTGGCCCAGGAGATCGCCTCCCTGGTGCGCGCCGAGCGGCCCGGGGTCCAGATCCTGCTGACCGCCGGTCCGGGGGCCGTGCGGGCGACGCTGGCCGAACTGGCCGAGCTGCGCCGGGCCCGGCGGTCGGCCGACGGCGCGGGCGACCGCTCCGAGCAGGACGCGGGGCCGGTCGCGATCGTGGTGCCGCTGCTGGTCGCCCCGGTGGAGGGGGTGATCGAGGAGCTGCGCAAGGCGGTGGTGGCCTCGGGCGTGGAGGCCGTGGTGACCGATCCGCTGGGTCCGCACCCGGTGCTGGCCGAGGCGCTGCACGTGCGGCTCTCCGAGGCGGGGCTGGCCCGGGCGGACCGGGCCCGGCTGTTCACCGTCTCGATGGCGGCCGACGGCATCGTGCTCGCCACCGCGGGTGGTGAGGCGGCGGTCGCGGAGGCCCAGACCACCGGCGTGCTGCTGGCGGCACGGCTGGCCGTGCCGGTGCTGCCGGCCTCGGTGGACGTGCCCGGCTCCGTGGCGGCCGCGGCCGAACAGCTGCGGGCCTCCGGGGCGGGGCGGATCGCCGTGGCGCCGTTCCTGATCGGCCCGGAGGCCGACTCCGGGCGCTGGCGCGCGGACGCGGAGCAGGCCGGCTGCGAGTGCGCCGAGCCGCTGGGCGCGTACTCCGGCATAGCCCCGCTGATCCTGGAGCGGTACGTGCCGCTGGTCGGCGTGGTGCCGGAGGAGGAGCCGGCGGGGGACGCGCCCGCCGAGGAGCCCGCGGTGGCGACGCGTGCGGCGCACGCCGCCCCGGCGGCGGAGCGTCCGGCGCCCTGA